In the Chloroflexota bacterium genome, one interval contains:
- a CDS encoding PAS domain S-box protein: MKLLWLFSTMAEFMNSFSATSFQPAMEQPTLAELTQTIARLEAELATTKQALLASEQRNLQFFQQTQAIELIVEPDTWRVLAANAAACRFYGYSQAEFSNINVRDLNVLTSKEHRVAIRNGELGGSNRYEFRHRLRSGMVCDVEVYITPFEYQQQPALFCLIHDVTAHKQTIRQMQRQNAYLGSLHDVTLALIEQAALPDLLEIILWKASDLVGSEYGVMYIRSADDQAMESVVSRGAINVIQRIELGQGAVGKVGLSGQPLIIDDYTAWSERLFTPQDGFGNGLLVLPLFREQTVAGALAIIYEPSQIQISITMLEMVQQFARFASLALEKHMLYTAAQTELAERRRVEQQLRSLNERFELAQTVLNGGIYDWDMIQQTTVVNRSFTTVFGYTSEEVASSPTWWEEHLHPDDRELFIQRTADIFAGHSDVFSAEYRFLDQHQHYRFVQDRGHVLRDPNGQALRMVGTLIDISEEYRHIVEMLPLPLFVVQDDRIVYANQAGLALTQTTSSELLSQSVLSGLRPQDPDDFYVLIRHASTIPTSFIETTFLRRDGTPIYGECSTSAILFEHRNSVQVIIRDISERKQAEQKRLEIEQHFSETQKLESLGVFAGGIAHDFNNVFMSILGNTHLAMLELPEQANLRPLLAEIEQSAKRAAQITKQMVAYTGQNLDVRRSLMINELVQTSIRLLPSSLTQQRHIQSNLADNLPLIEGDQQHLRQAISNVLINALEASSSGTLTVTTSLRDLQGAPEGHTYTTGTFLPAQYIAIEISDQGLGMDHATISRMFDPFFTTKFTGRGLGLAVTLGIVRGHRGGIAVKSRPQQGTTIGIYLPIMTAVQTELASEQPALVDSGPGKILVIDDEPDVRIVIDRILRRLGYETLLAEGGNRGISLFRDHHHEIAGVFLDLTMPDLDGQSTLAVLKQIQPEIRVVIMSGYNEQQVSQQFGTTGTTQFLAKPFMIEEIRDKLTALRL; encoded by the coding sequence ATGAAGCTATTATGGCTTTTTTCCACCATGGCCGAGTTTATGAATAGTTTTAGCGCTACGTCCTTCCAACCAGCTATGGAGCAACCAACGCTCGCTGAATTAACCCAAACTATCGCTCGTTTAGAGGCTGAGCTAGCTACTACCAAGCAGGCCTTGCTCGCCAGCGAACAGCGTAATCTGCAATTTTTTCAACAAACTCAAGCGATTGAGTTAATTGTTGAGCCAGATACTTGGCGGGTTTTAGCGGCCAATGCCGCTGCTTGCCGTTTTTATGGCTATAGTCAAGCTGAGTTTAGTAACATCAACGTTCGCGACTTAAATGTATTGACCAGTAAAGAACATCGGGTGGCAATTCGTAATGGTGAGCTTGGTGGTAGCAATCGCTATGAGTTTCGCCATCGTTTACGTTCAGGAATGGTCTGTGATGTTGAAGTTTATATCACTCCCTTTGAATATCAACAGCAACCAGCCTTATTTTGTTTAATTCACGACGTAACTGCCCATAAACAGACGATTCGCCAAATGCAGCGCCAAAATGCCTACCTTGGCTCGCTTCACGATGTGACCTTGGCGTTGATCGAGCAGGCCGCGCTGCCCGATTTGCTCGAAATTATTTTGTGGAAGGCAAGCGATTTGGTCGGCAGCGAATATGGTGTGATGTATATTCGCAGCGCCGATGACCAAGCCATGGAATCTGTCGTGAGCCGCGGGGCAATCAACGTGATCCAGCGCATCGAATTAGGCCAAGGTGCAGTTGGCAAGGTCGGCCTTAGCGGTCAGCCATTAATTATTGATGATTACACTGCCTGGAGTGAGCGTTTATTTACGCCGCAAGATGGTTTTGGCAATGGCCTGTTGGTATTACCATTATTCCGTGAACAAACGGTCGCTGGCGCACTAGCGATTATCTATGAGCCAAGTCAGATTCAAATTAGCATTACGATGCTTGAAATGGTGCAACAATTTGCCCGCTTTGCCTCGCTTGCACTGGAGAAGCATATGCTCTACACCGCAGCCCAAACTGAACTGGCCGAACGTCGGCGGGTCGAACAGCAGTTGCGTTCGCTCAATGAGCGGTTTGAATTGGCCCAAACGGTGCTGAATGGCGGCATCTACGATTGGGATATGATTCAGCAGACCACGGTGGTGAATCGGAGCTTTACAACGGTGTTTGGCTATACCAGTGAAGAGGTTGCCAGCAGCCCAACCTGGTGGGAAGAACATCTGCACCCCGATGATCGCGAGCTGTTCATCCAACGAACTGCCGATATTTTTGCTGGCCATAGCGATGTTTTTTCAGCCGAATATCGCTTCCTCGATCAACATCAACATTATCGCTTTGTACAGGATCGCGGCCATGTGCTGCGTGATCCCAATGGTCAAGCTTTGCGCATGGTTGGCACGCTGATTGACATCTCCGAGGAATATCGCCATATTGTTGAGATGCTGCCTTTGCCGCTGTTTGTGGTGCAGGATGATCGGATTGTCTATGCCAATCAGGCTGGGCTGGCGTTGACCCAAACCACCAGCAGCGAATTATTAAGCCAATCGGTACTTAGTGGCTTGCGCCCGCAAGATCCTGATGATTTTTATGTGCTGATTCGCCATGCCAGTACTATTCCCACCAGTTTTATTGAAACAACCTTTTTGCGCCGCGATGGCACGCCAATTTATGGCGAATGTTCCACCTCAGCAATTTTATTTGAGCATCGAAATTCAGTCCAAGTGATTATTCGTGATATTAGCGAACGCAAGCAGGCCGAGCAAAAACGCCTAGAAATTGAACAACACTTTTCAGAAACTCAAAAATTAGAAAGCCTTGGCGTGTTTGCTGGCGGGATTGCCCACGACTTCAACAATGTTTTTATGTCAATCCTTGGTAATACTCATTTAGCCATGCTCGAACTGCCTGAGCAAGCCAACCTGCGTCCACTTTTAGCCGAAATCGAACAATCGGCCAAACGAGCAGCGCAAATCACCAAGCAAATGGTCGCCTACACCGGCCAAAATCTTGATGTGCGGCGTAGCCTGATGATCAACGAATTAGTTCAAACCTCAATTCGTTTGCTCCCCTCAAGCCTGACCCAGCAACGTCATATTCAGAGCAACTTAGCTGATAACTTGCCGCTGATCGAGGGTGATCAACAACATCTGCGCCAAGCGATCAGTAATGTGCTGATCAATGCACTTGAAGCGTCGAGCAGCGGAACGCTTACGGTTACCACCAGCTTGCGCGATTTGCAAGGAGCACCCGAGGGCCACACCTACACCACTGGTACATTTTTGCCCGCCCAATATATCGCGATCGAAATTAGCGATCAAGGCTTAGGGATGGATCATGCGACGATCTCGCGCATGTTCGACCCATTTTTTACCACCAAATTCACTGGACGCGGGTTGGGTTTAGCGGTTACTTTAGGGATTGTGCGCGGCCATCGTGGTGGCATTGCGGTCAAGAGTCGCCCTCAACAGGGCACGACAATAGGAATTTATCTGCCAATTATGACAGCAGTACAAACCGAGCTAGCCAGCGAACAACCAGCCTTAGTCGATTCTGGCCCAGGCAAAATTCTGGTGATCGACGACGAGCCTGATGTACGAATCGTGATTGATCGGATTTTACGCCGTTTGGGCTACGAAACCTTACTAGCCGAGGGTGGCAATCGTGGCATTAGCCTCTTCCGCGACCATCATCACGAGATTGCGGGCGTATTTCTCGACCTGACGATGCCCGATCTTGATGGCCAAAGCACCCTAGCAGTGCTCAAACAGATTCAGCCCGAGATTCGCGTGGTAATTATGAGCGGCTATAATGAACAACAAGTGAGCCAACAATTTGGTACTACTGGTACAACCCAATTTCTAGCAAAACCATTTATGATTGAGGAGATCCGCGATAAGCTCACGGCATTACGGCTCTAG
- a CDS encoding AI-2E family transporter translates to MPKELTVRVSARTVGWTLLIFSGVWITILLNHVLVLFFVAVLLAVAISGVVQRFEQLRIARPVTILVIYTIIIAMFISLGFVLVPMVSQQVRLLAEQFPNLVRQPTQQASAWLAQQFPTLRETLPTGDLAGQAAHYAGTVVGGFSGAAFTFGRTLMGVIINFIVVLVLAFFLVSRANVASNFIKLMIPNRFQERLINVTNVIGRRLGRWVWAQLTVATFYAVCFGMGLWMLGVPYPVALGVIGGMLELIPYVGGFVATILTMLVAFTVQPMLAVWVLVLHLIVGNIEVHIIAPKVMGHAVETHPVITILALFSGIELLGIIGGVIAIPLAVVGQALVEEFWIKRIREAQPAVEPLATQSKAPVVRRTQLRRRPALRKRQGI, encoded by the coding sequence ATGCCCAAAGAATTAACCGTGCGAGTCAGTGCCCGCACCGTCGGCTGGACACTACTGATTTTTTCAGGGGTCTGGATTACGATTCTGCTGAATCATGTGTTGGTGCTGTTTTTTGTGGCGGTGCTGCTGGCAGTGGCAATTTCGGGGGTCGTGCAACGCTTTGAACAATTGCGTATCGCCCGTCCAGTCACAATTTTGGTGATTTATACGATTATTATTGCGATGTTTATTAGTTTGGGCTTTGTGCTGGTGCCAATGGTTAGTCAACAGGTGCGACTTCTGGCTGAGCAATTCCCTAATTTGGTACGTCAGCCAACCCAACAAGCCAGTGCTTGGTTGGCTCAGCAATTTCCAACTTTGCGCGAAACCTTGCCAACTGGTGATTTGGCTGGTCAAGCGGCGCATTACGCTGGCACGGTGGTTGGCGGGTTTAGTGGCGCAGCCTTCACTTTTGGTCGCACCTTGATGGGCGTAATCATTAATTTTATTGTGGTCTTGGTTTTAGCCTTTTTCTTGGTTAGCCGCGCCAATGTTGCCAGCAATTTTATCAAGTTGATGATTCCGAACCGCTTTCAAGAACGCTTAATCAATGTGACCAATGTGATTGGCCGCCGCCTTGGGCGTTGGGTTTGGGCGCAACTGACGGTTGCCACCTTCTACGCCGTCTGTTTTGGCATGGGATTGTGGATGCTAGGCGTGCCCTATCCGGTCGCCTTGGGCGTAATCGGCGGCATGCTTGAGCTAATTCCCTATGTTGGCGGTTTCGTGGCCACCATTTTGACTATGCTGGTGGCCTTCACGGTGCAGCCGATGTTGGCGGTTTGGGTGCTGGTGTTGCATTTGATTGTTGGTAATATTGAGGTGCATATCATTGCGCCAAAAGTTATGGGCCATGCAGTCGAAACCCATCCAGTGATCACGATTTTGGCCTTGTTTAGTGGGATCGAGCTTTTGGGGATTATCGGCGGGGTGATTGCGATTCCTCTGGCAGTGGTTGGCCAAGCTTTAGTCGAGGAATTTTGGATCAAACGGATTCGCGAAGCTCAACCTGCTGTGGAACCCCTAGCCACGCAGTCTAAAGCTCCAGTCGTTCGGCGAACCCAACTACGTCGTCGCCCAGCTTTGCGCAAACGTCAAGGTATTTAG
- a CDS encoding uracil-DNA glycosylase, with amino-acid sequence MALTIPALWQPVLADETSKPYWNDLEAFVAAERAEQQVFPPADQVFSALELTSPEQTKVLLLGQDPYHGPGQAHGLCFSVLPGIKAPPSLKNMFKELKTDLGCVVPNNGYLLPWAKQGMLMINAVMTVRAHIANSHKNRGWEKFTDAVIRQVNAKPEHVVFVLWGAYAQKKASLIDTSRHTIIQSAHPSPLSADNGFFGSRPFSKINMALEAHGQSPIDWQIPNL; translated from the coding sequence ATGGCATTAACGATTCCGGCTTTGTGGCAACCAGTGCTCGCCGACGAAACCAGCAAGCCCTATTGGAATGATCTCGAAGCATTTGTTGCCGCCGAACGGGCTGAACAACAGGTGTTTCCACCAGCAGATCAAGTTTTTTCGGCTTTAGAATTAACCTCGCCTGAACAAACTAAAGTGCTATTGTTGGGGCAAGATCCTTACCATGGCCCAGGCCAAGCCCATGGCCTATGCTTCTCGGTGCTACCTGGAATCAAAGCGCCACCATCGCTCAAAAATATGTTCAAGGAACTCAAAACTGATCTTGGTTGTGTTGTGCCGAATAATGGCTACCTACTGCCATGGGCCAAACAAGGTATGTTGATGATCAATGCGGTGATGACGGTGCGGGCGCATATCGCCAACTCGCATAAAAATCGCGGCTGGGAGAAATTCACCGATGCCGTGATTCGCCAAGTCAATGCCAAACCAGAACATGTGGTATTTGTGTTGTGGGGAGCCTATGCCCAAAAGAAGGCCAGCTTAATCGACACGAGCCGCCACACGATTATTCAATCGGCGCATCCCTCGCCGCTTTCGGCTGATAATGGCTTTTTTGGTAGTCGTCCATTTTCTAAAATCAACATGGCACTTGAGGCTCATGGCCAAAGCCCAATCGATTGGCAAATTCCAAATTTATAA
- a CDS encoding DUF4349 domain-containing protein, whose amino-acid sequence MLAQIRSHKRLLAIGAAVFVFFWIVSKLLNGSGNATENKVSTVAYALDGGSADSAPASADLSRQTTTDGLMTESENAAAPALGGAAPADAEKSQEPSAAPNQAADRLVIKNADVEALIDYKQMRLASTQIENMVLRLGGYIVATDDASSNDEDQAYISLAFRVPATQFEKALNAFEENKLEVVRREVSGQDVTEEFVDNQSRLANLEATAARIRELLAKAETIADTIQINETLMQYESQIEVIKGRQKYLSDSASMSMVTLLIRPKTADYSMFAKIDIGQNIRNALAKAERPGWTPLAAATGAWDDVLEIGKDVAETLVVWAVWIPIWLPLVLAAWFGWRKWRKYSQSQNLPITTQNPSINQP is encoded by the coding sequence ATGTTAGCCCAAATTCGTTCACACAAACGTTTATTGGCGATTGGCGCTGCTGTCTTTGTGTTCTTTTGGATCGTATCAAAATTGTTGAATGGTTCTGGTAATGCTACAGAAAATAAAGTTTCAACTGTTGCTTATGCGCTAGACGGCGGCTCTGCCGATTCTGCTCCTGCTTCAGCTGACCTTAGCCGTCAAACAACTACCGATGGTTTAATGACTGAATCTGAGAATGCTGCTGCTCCGGCACTTGGTGGGGCTGCGCCAGCCGATGCAGAAAAATCACAAGAACCGAGTGCCGCCCCCAACCAAGCTGCTGATCGTTTGGTGATTAAAAATGCTGATGTTGAAGCGTTAATCGATTATAAGCAAATGCGTTTGGCCAGCACCCAAATTGAAAATATGGTGCTGCGTTTGGGTGGCTACATTGTTGCGACCGATGATGCCAGCAGCAATGACGAAGATCAAGCCTATATTTCGCTAGCCTTTCGGGTTCCGGCTACCCAATTTGAAAAAGCCCTAAATGCCTTTGAAGAAAATAAGCTTGAAGTTGTGCGCCGCGAAGTTTCTGGCCAAGATGTAACCGAAGAATTTGTCGATAATCAATCACGCTTAGCCAACTTAGAAGCCACCGCCGCCCGTATTCGTGAATTGCTGGCCAAAGCCGAAACCATCGCCGATACAATTCAAATCAACGAAACATTAATGCAATACGAAAGCCAAATCGAAGTGATCAAAGGTCGCCAAAAATATCTGAGCGATAGCGCTTCGATGAGCATGGTTACCTTGTTGATTCGGCCAAAAACTGCTGACTACAGCATGTTTGCTAAAATTGATATTGGCCAAAATATTCGCAATGCCTTGGCTAAAGCCGAACGTCCAGGCTGGACACCACTCGCCGCCGCAACTGGCGCTTGGGACGACGTGTTGGAAATTGGCAAAGATGTTGCCGAAACCTTGGTTGTCTGGGCGGTATGGATTCCAATTTGGTTGCCGTTGGTCTTGGCCGCTTGGTTTGGCTGGCGCAAATGGCGTAAATATAGCCAAAGCCAAAATCTCCCAATCACCACCCAAAATCCTTCCATCAACCAACCCTAA
- a CDS encoding transcriptional repressor, giving the protein MAWEHDVLRSLNEQGCRMTGPRRLIVRTIASRREPFTAEQLVAELPDVGRATIYRTLDMLAASHWLARIHHDEGDHAYLPAHPHQHQLVCTRCGTAVAFNTCDLDGILNQLGKSTGFVIQGHALEAFGLCGQCQHNRPELRLNPRLG; this is encoded by the coding sequence ATGGCTTGGGAACATGATGTTTTACGCTCGCTGAACGAGCAAGGTTGTCGCATGACTGGCCCACGGCGCTTGATTGTTCGCACGATTGCCAGCCGTCGCGAGCCGTTTACTGCCGAACAACTCGTGGCCGAATTGCCCGATGTTGGTCGTGCCACGATTTATCGTACCTTGGATATGCTGGCGGCAAGCCATTGGTTGGCTCGGATTCACCACGATGAAGGTGATCATGCCTATTTGCCAGCCCACCCCCATCAACATCAACTAGTTTGTACCCGTTGTGGCACTGCGGTTGCTTTTAATACCTGCGATCTCGATGGCATTTTGAATCAGCTTGGGAAATCGACTGGCTTTGTGATTCAAGGCCATGCCCTCGAAGCCTTTGGCCTGTGTGGTCAATGTCAACATAATCGCCCCGAACTGCGGCTAAACCCACGGTTAGGCTAA
- a CDS encoding CHRD domain-containing protein — protein sequence MLNRFRTPRTFSLLTLLSLFSLVVGLNLAQAAPRTIQGGGGFTPGNLVVVRVGNGSGSLSSVSTAVFLDEYTTNGDFVQTVPMPTALNGNNRRLTMSGTATSEGSLSLSGDGQHLLLAGYDADVGIGAIAASSSSTFNRVVAKVSLSGLIDTTNVITDSYSANNIRGATGNGDNLWATGTGNPGGVRFLNGMGTTTTLITPTNTRVVQTFGGNLYFSSSSTGSRGIFQIGTGLPTSAGQTIMPIASATSPYGFAFLDREPSVAGVDTLYVADDGTNLRKFSFDGTTWTLQGVWGIASTGFHLAAQDNGANGVDLYLTRGTNSLSKLTDTAAYNQPINAAALNPIVPVGANTAFRGIIVVPSPVQATPTPTETATVTPSETPSPTAVASCLRFMVSLEGSQEVPPSGSNATGGGTVDVDTVNNILSYNLSYQGLSSTETAAHIHGFAPRGANAGVLVGLSTGSPKVGIFNYSEAQEASILAGQAYVNIHTNSFPGGEIRGQIDGATINCPPPTATPTETATPSNTPTATATPIPSCLRFMVSLEGSQEVPPSGSNATGGGTVDVDTVNNILSYNLSYQGLSGTETAAHIHGFAPRGGNAGVLVGLSTGSPKVGIFNYSEAQEANILAGQAYVNIHTDNFPGGEIRGQIDGATINCPPPTATPTETVTPSATATATATGTATPSLTPIITPPPSCITMTVSGSGSQEVPPNISNGMVMGIIEINTVANTINYNLSYHDLSSAETAAHIHGFAPRGSNAGVLFNLPLGASKVGSVSYAENQEANILAGQTYINIHSNNFPGGELRAQLDGATALCATPTPTVTNTPTHTATPTATVTTTTVPPTFRIYLPLTMK from the coding sequence GTGTTGAATCGGTTTCGAACACCTCGCACGTTCTCGCTCTTAACCTTGCTCTCGTTGTTTAGCCTTGTCGTTGGCCTCAATTTGGCCCAAGCCGCCCCGCGTACCATTCAAGGTGGCGGTGGCTTTACCCCAGGCAATTTGGTGGTAGTACGGGTTGGTAATGGTAGCGGTTCGCTTTCAAGCGTTTCCACAGCAGTATTTCTCGATGAGTACACCACCAACGGCGATTTTGTGCAAACTGTGCCCATGCCAACCGCCTTAAATGGCAATAACCGTCGCCTCACCATGTCGGGCACGGCAACCTCGGAAGGCTCGCTCAGCCTTTCAGGCGATGGCCAACATCTGCTACTGGCAGGCTATGATGCTGATGTTGGGATTGGAGCAATCGCGGCTTCCTCAAGTAGTACATTCAACCGCGTGGTTGCCAAAGTTAGCCTGAGTGGCCTGATTGATACGACCAACGTGATTACTGATTCCTATAGTGCTAACAATATTCGTGGCGCGACAGGTAACGGCGATAACCTTTGGGCAACTGGCACAGGCAACCCGGGCGGAGTACGTTTTCTGAATGGGATGGGCACGACCACGACCTTGATCACCCCAACCAACACGCGGGTGGTGCAGACCTTCGGCGGTAATCTCTATTTTTCATCATCATCAACAGGCTCGCGCGGTATTTTTCAAATTGGCACTGGCTTGCCAACCAGCGCTGGTCAAACGATTATGCCAATCGCCAGCGCCACCTCGCCCTATGGCTTTGCCTTTTTAGATCGCGAACCAAGTGTGGCAGGCGTTGACACGTTATATGTCGCCGACGATGGCACGAACTTGCGTAAATTCTCATTCGATGGCACAACCTGGACATTGCAGGGTGTTTGGGGTATTGCAAGCACCGGGTTTCACCTTGCGGCCCAAGATAATGGAGCCAACGGTGTTGATTTATACCTGACGCGTGGCACCAATAGCCTTAGCAAATTGACCGATACTGCAGCTTATAACCAACCAATTAATGCTGCTGCCCTAAATCCAATTGTTCCGGTTGGGGCCAACACGGCGTTTCGTGGAATTATCGTCGTGCCCAGCCCAGTTCAGGCTACGCCAACTCCGACTGAAACTGCGACAGTAACGCCGAGCGAAACCCCATCGCCAACCGCCGTGGCAAGCTGTTTGCGCTTTATGGTCAGTTTGGAAGGCTCGCAGGAAGTACCACCAAGCGGCAGCAATGCAACTGGTGGTGGCACAGTCGATGTTGATACCGTCAACAACATTTTGAGCTATAACCTCAGCTATCAAGGCTTGAGCAGTACCGAAACTGCTGCGCATATTCACGGTTTTGCGCCACGCGGAGCCAATGCTGGCGTTTTAGTTGGCTTGAGCACTGGCTCGCCCAAAGTTGGCATCTTCAACTACAGCGAAGCTCAAGAAGCCAGCATTTTGGCCGGCCAAGCCTACGTTAATATTCATACCAATAGTTTTCCTGGTGGCGAAATTCGCGGCCAAATTGACGGAGCAACCATCAATTGTCCACCGCCAACCGCTACGCCAACCGAAACTGCAACCCCAAGCAACACGCCAACCGCGACTGCTACGCCAATCCCAAGCTGTTTACGCTTTATGGTTAGTTTGGAAGGCTCACAGGAAGTGCCACCAAGTGGCAGCAATGCAACTGGTGGCGGCACGGTCGATGTTGATACTGTCAACAATATTTTGAGCTATAACCTTAGCTATCAAGGCTTGAGTGGCACTGAAACTGCTGCACATATCCATGGTTTTGCCCCACGTGGCGGGAATGCTGGCGTTTTAGTTGGTTTGAGCACCGGCTCACCCAAAGTTGGCATTTTCAACTACAGCGAAGCCCAAGAAGCCAACATTTTGGCCGGCCAAGCCTACGTTAATATTCATACCGATAATTTCCCGGGTGGCGAAATTCGCGGTCAAATCGATGGTGCGACAATTAATTGTCCACCGCCAACCGCAACCCCGACCGAAACTGTTACGCCAAGCGCTACGGCAACTGCGACGGCAACAGGCACGGCCACGCCCAGCTTAACCCCAATCATCACTCCACCACCAAGCTGTATCACCATGACGGTAAGCGGCAGTGGTTCGCAAGAAGTGCCACCGAATATTAGCAATGGCATGGTGATGGGCATCATTGAAATTAATACGGTTGCCAATACGATCAACTACAATCTCAGCTACCACGATTTGAGCAGTGCCGAAACTGCTGCCCATATTCATGGTTTTGCGCCGCGTGGCTCAAATGCTGGCGTATTATTCAACCTGCCGCTTGGTGCAAGCAAAGTTGGCTCGGTCAGCTACGCCGAAAATCAAGAAGCCAATATTTTAGCAGGCCAGACCTACATTAATATTCATAGCAACAATTTCCCGGGTGGCGAGCTTCGCGCCCAACTGGATGGCGCAACCGCATTATGTGCTACGCCAACACCTACGGTAACCAATACCCCAACTCATACAGCAACCCCAACGGCCACAGTGACTACTACTACTGTGCCGCCAACCTTTAGAATCTATCTGCCATTGACCATGAAATAA
- a CDS encoding PHP domain-containing protein, which produces MLLDLHCHTIATPHHSYWTPTGLIEAAQAAGIQVIGIADHNTTSQVTAFAEAAQAAGLDFIGGVEFDSAFNGKLWHTLVYGANPNDLGILGLCEAVVRRNHADAQHLLDQTRKAGHDLPSLAQIAVDRPANLADVAHALVRDGIWPSQTGVDPESAGMAYLLTNQPEAYNPLSVAEIVQVAHAAGDVAILAHPGREKSVYAIPATAADFAALAAIGLDGIEVYYPMHSPEQVAFFEQQAALHGFLISAGGDSHGPQDPFSPQPAARCRDLLARFGIDVL; this is translated from the coding sequence ATGTTGCTCGATTTACATTGTCACACCATTGCGACACCTCATCATTCGTATTGGACACCCACCGGATTAATTGAAGCGGCTCAAGCGGCTGGCATTCAGGTTATTGGCATCGCCGACCACAATACGACCAGCCAAGTGACGGCCTTTGCTGAGGCGGCGCAAGCAGCGGGCTTGGATTTTATTGGCGGCGTTGAATTCGATAGTGCCTTCAATGGTAAACTTTGGCATACCTTGGTGTATGGCGCAAACCCTAACGATCTTGGAATTTTGGGTTTGTGCGAGGCCGTGGTTCGTCGCAACCATGCCGATGCTCAACACCTGCTGGACCAGACGCGCAAGGCAGGCCATGATCTCCCAAGCCTAGCCCAGATTGCCGTCGATCGGCCTGCCAATTTGGCCGATGTGGCCCATGCCTTGGTGCGTGATGGCATCTGGCCCAGCCAAACTGGCGTTGATCCTGAATCGGCGGGCATGGCTTATTTACTAACCAACCAGCCTGAGGCCTATAATCCCTTGAGCGTAGCCGAGATTGTGCAAGTCGCGCATGCTGCTGGCGACGTGGCGATTTTAGCTCACCCTGGTCGCGAAAAAAGTGTTTATGCCATTCCAGCAACTGCCGCTGATTTTGCGGCGTTGGCAGCGATTGGGCTTGATGGCATCGAAGTTTATTATCCAATGCACAGCCCTGAGCAAGTGGCATTTTTTGAGCAGCAGGCCGCGCTGCATGGCTTTTTGATCAGTGCTGGCGGCGATTCGCATGGCCCGCAAGATCCTTTCAGCCCACAGCCAGCCGCACGTTGTCGCGATCTTTTGGCTCGTTTTGGGATTGATGTGCTATGA
- the dprA gene encoding DNA-processing protein DprA gives MDERHAYIAFNLTPGIGPQRLQALIKHCGSAAAAWSARLDDWRAAGLDRRSIQALQHAQQHLDLEAELRTIAEQNITVVLQTDPDFPPMLHTIEPVPPLLYMRGSLIETDRWAVAIVGTRNPTPYGREVTYKFAGELARAGLTVVSGLALGIDAIAHRTALDNNGRTLAVLGSGLQQIYPSQHRQLAADVSQQGALLSEYAPTTEPLSGNFPARNRLISGLSLATIVVEAGERSGALITARFALEQGRDVFAVPGSILSHSSDGPNQLIVDGATPLRSVEQLLEQLNLHQAQAQQTVSTIVPETPAEALLLPYLSGQPTHIDELGRSCGLAAHDLAATLGLMELKGMVRHVGGMHYVLARETPAPYDLS, from the coding sequence ATGGATGAACGTCATGCCTACATTGCCTTTAATCTCACTCCTGGTATAGGACCACAGCGCCTCCAAGCTTTGATTAAGCATTGTGGCTCGGCGGCGGCAGCTTGGTCGGCTAGGCTCGACGATTGGCGGGCGGCAGGTTTGGATCGCCGCAGCATTCAAGCCTTGCAGCATGCGCAGCAGCATTTAGACCTTGAGGCTGAGCTACGCACGATTGCTGAACAAAACATCACGGTTGTGTTGCAAACCGATCCGGACTTTCCGCCGATGTTGCACACGATCGAGCCTGTGCCACCGTTGCTGTACATGCGTGGTTCGCTGATTGAAACTGATCGTTGGGCGGTGGCGATCGTCGGAACACGTAACCCTACCCCCTACGGACGTGAGGTCACCTATAAGTTTGCTGGCGAGTTAGCCCGCGCAGGGTTGACGGTGGTTTCAGGGTTGGCCTTGGGCATCGATGCAATCGCCCATCGCACCGCTTTAGATAATAATGGTCGCACCTTGGCGGTGCTTGGCAGTGGACTCCAACAGATTTACCCTTCCCAACATCGCCAATTAGCAGCTGATGTGAGCCAACAGGGAGCCTTGCTTTCGGAATATGCCCCGACGACTGAGCCATTGAGTGGTAACTTCCCTGCTCGTAATCGCTTGATTAGCGGGCTAAGTTTGGCAACAATTGTGGTTGAAGCAGGCGAACGTAGCGGCGCATTAATTACTGCCCGCTTTGCGCTCGAACAAGGTCGTGATGTGTTTGCGGTGCCTGGCTCGATTCTCAGCCATAGCAGCGACGGGCCAAATCAATTAATCGTCGATGGGGCAACACCCTTGCGTTCGGTCGAGCAATTGCTGGAGCAACTGAATCTGCATCAAGCTCAAGCCCAACAAACGGTCAGTACGATTGTGCCCGAAACTCCCGCTGAGGCTTTGCTCTTGCCCTATTTGAGTGGCCAGCCCACCCACATCGACGAATTAGGGCGCTCGTGTGGATTAGCGGCCCATGATCTGGCGGCAACCTTGGGCTTGATGGAACTCAAAGGCATGGTTCGCCATGTTGGTGGAATGCATTATGTGCTTGCTCGCGAAACGCCTGCACCCTATGATCTCTCATAA